A part of Apodemus sylvaticus chromosome 19, mApoSyl1.1, whole genome shotgun sequence genomic DNA contains:
- the LOC127669409 gene encoding H-2 class I histocompatibility antigen, L-D alpha chain-like isoform X1, which produces MGAMAPRTLLLLLAAALVPTQTRAGSHSMRYFHTAVSRPGLGKPRYVEVGYVDDTQFVRFDSDAENPRYEPRTGWMEQEGPEYWEEETQIAKGHEQIFRVNLRTLRGYYNQSKAGSHTIQTMSGCDVDSDGRLLRGYQQYAYDGRDYIALNDDLKTWTAADVAAQITRRKWEQAGAAERHRAYLEGECVEWLGRYLELGKETLLRTDPPKAHVAHHPRPEGDVTLRCWALGFYPADITLTWQLNGEELTQDMELVETRPAGDGTFQKWASVVVPLGKEQNYTCHVHHEGLSEPLTQRWEPPPSTDSTMVIIAVLVVLGAVIIGAVVAFVMKRRRNTGGQGGDYAPAPDRDSSQSSDMSLPDCKCDTLGSDWGGAMWT; this is translated from the exons ATGGGGGCGATGGCGCCGCGCacgctgctcctgctgctggcgGCCGCCCTGGTCCCGACCCAGACCCGCGCGG GCTCACACTCGATGCGGTATTTCCACACCGCCGTGTCCCGGCCCGGCCTCGGGAAGCCCCGGTACGTGGAAGTCGGCTACGTGGACGACACGCAGTTCGTGCGCTTCGACAGCGACGCGGAGAATCCGAGATACGAGCCGCGCACGGGGTGGATGGAGCAGGAGGGGCCGGAGTATTGGGAGGAGGAGACACAGATCGCCAAGGGCCATGAGCAGATTTTCCGAGTGAACCTGAGGACCCTGCGCGGCTACTACAACCAGAGCAAGGCCG GCTCTCACACAATCCAGACGATGTCTGGCTGTGACGTGGACTCGGACGGGCGCCTCCTCCGCGGGTACCAGCAGTACGCCTACGACGGCCGCGATTACATCGCCCTGAACGATGACCTGAAAACGTGGACGGCGGCGGACGTGGCGGCGCAGATCACCCGACGCAAGTGGGAGCAGGCTGGTGCTGCAGAGAGACACAGGGCCTACCTGGAGGGCGAGTGCGTGGAGTGGCTCGGCAGATACCTGGAGCTCGGGAAGGAGACGCTGCTGCGCACAG ATCCCCCAAAGGCACATGTGGCCCATCACCCCAGACCTGAAGGTGATGTCACCCTGAGGTGCTGGGCCCTGGGCTTCTACCCTGCTGACATCACCCTGACCTGGCAGTTGAATGGGGAGGAGCTGACCCAGGACATGGAGCTTGTGGAGACCAGGCCTGCAGGGGATGGAAccttccagaagtgggcatctgTGGTGGTGCCTCTTGGGAAGGAGCAGAATTACACATGTCATGTGCACCATGAGGGGCTGTCTGAGCCCCTCACCCAGAGATggg AGCCTCCTCCATCCACCGACTCCACCATGGTGATCATTGCTGTTCTGGTTGTCCTTGGAGCTGTGATCATTGGAGCTGTGGTGGCTTttgtgatgaagaggaggagaaacacaG GTGGACAAGGAGGAGACTATGCTCCAGCTCCAG ACAGGGACAGCTCCCAGAGCTCTGATATGTCTCTCCCAGACTGTAAATGTGACACTCTGGGGTCTGATTGGGGAGGGGCAATGTGGACATGA
- the LOC127669409 gene encoding H-2 class I histocompatibility antigen, L-D alpha chain-like isoform X39, with amino-acid sequence MGAMAPRTLLLLLAAALVPTQTRAGSHSMRYFHTAVSRPGLGKPRYVEVGYVDDTQFVRFDSDAENPRYEPRTGWMEQEGPEYWEEETQIAKGHEQIFRVNLRTLRGYYNQSKAGSHTIQTMSGCDVDSDGRLLRGYQQYAYDGRDYIALNDDLKTWTAADVAAQITRRKWEQAGAAERHRAYLEGECVEWLGRYLELGKETLLRTDPPKAHVAHHPRPEGDVTLRCWALGFYPADITLTWQLNGEELTQDMELVETRPAGDGTFQKWASVVVPLGKEQNYTCHVHHEGLSEPLTQRWEPPPSTDSTMVIIAVLVVLGAVIIGAVVAFVMKRRRNTGGQGGDYAPAPA; translated from the exons ATGGGGGCGATGGCGCCGCGCacgctgctcctgctgctggcgGCCGCCCTGGTCCCGACCCAGACCCGCGCGG GCTCACACTCGATGCGGTATTTCCACACCGCCGTGTCCCGGCCCGGCCTCGGGAAGCCCCGGTACGTGGAAGTCGGCTACGTGGACGACACGCAGTTCGTGCGCTTCGACAGCGACGCGGAGAATCCGAGATACGAGCCGCGCACGGGGTGGATGGAGCAGGAGGGGCCGGAGTATTGGGAGGAGGAGACACAGATCGCCAAGGGCCATGAGCAGATTTTCCGAGTGAACCTGAGGACCCTGCGCGGCTACTACAACCAGAGCAAGGCCG GCTCTCACACAATCCAGACGATGTCTGGCTGTGACGTGGACTCGGACGGGCGCCTCCTCCGCGGGTACCAGCAGTACGCCTACGACGGCCGCGATTACATCGCCCTGAACGATGACCTGAAAACGTGGACGGCGGCGGACGTGGCGGCGCAGATCACCCGACGCAAGTGGGAGCAGGCTGGTGCTGCAGAGAGACACAGGGCCTACCTGGAGGGCGAGTGCGTGGAGTGGCTCGGCAGATACCTGGAGCTCGGGAAGGAGACGCTGCTGCGCACAG ATCCCCCAAAGGCACATGTGGCCCATCACCCCAGACCTGAAGGTGATGTCACCCTGAGGTGCTGGGCCCTGGGCTTCTACCCTGCTGACATCACCCTGACCTGGCAGTTGAATGGGGAGGAGCTGACCCAGGACATGGAGCTTGTGGAGACCAGGCCTGCAGGGGATGGAAccttccagaagtgggcatctgTGGTGGTGCCTCTTGGGAAGGAGCAGAATTACACATGTCATGTGCACCATGAGGGGCTGTCTGAGCCCCTCACCCAGAGATggg AGCCTCCTCCATCCACCGACTCCACCATGGTGATCATTGCTGTTCTGGTTGTCCTTGGAGCTGTGATCATTGGAGCTGTGGTGGCTTttgtgatgaagaggaggagaaacacaG GTGGACAAGGAGGAGACTATGCTCCAGCTCCAG
- the LOC127669409 gene encoding H-2 class I histocompatibility antigen, L-D alpha chain-like isoform X24 translates to MGAMAPRTLLLLLAAALVPTQTRAGSHSMRYFHTAVSRPGLGKPRYVEVGYVDDTQFVRFDSDAENPRYEPRTGWMEQEGPEYWEEETQIAKGHEQIFRVNLRTLRGYYNQSKAGSHTIQTMSGCDVDSDGRLLRGYQQYAYDGRDYIALNDDLKTWTAADVAAQITRRKWEQAGAAERHRAYLEGECVEWLGRYLELGKETLLRTDPPKAHVAHHPRPEGDVTLRCWALGFYPADITLTWQLNGEELTQDMELVETRPAGDGTFQKWASVVVPLGKEQNYTCHVHHEGLSEPLTQRWEPPPSTDSTMVIIAVLVVLGAVIIGAVVAFVMKRRRNTGGQGGDYAPAPDRDSSQSSDMSLPDCKS, encoded by the exons ATGGGGGCGATGGCGCCGCGCacgctgctcctgctgctggcgGCCGCCCTGGTCCCGACCCAGACCCGCGCGG GCTCACACTCGATGCGGTATTTCCACACCGCCGTGTCCCGGCCCGGCCTCGGGAAGCCCCGGTACGTGGAAGTCGGCTACGTGGACGACACGCAGTTCGTGCGCTTCGACAGCGACGCGGAGAATCCGAGATACGAGCCGCGCACGGGGTGGATGGAGCAGGAGGGGCCGGAGTATTGGGAGGAGGAGACACAGATCGCCAAGGGCCATGAGCAGATTTTCCGAGTGAACCTGAGGACCCTGCGCGGCTACTACAACCAGAGCAAGGCCG GCTCTCACACAATCCAGACGATGTCTGGCTGTGACGTGGACTCGGACGGGCGCCTCCTCCGCGGGTACCAGCAGTACGCCTACGACGGCCGCGATTACATCGCCCTGAACGATGACCTGAAAACGTGGACGGCGGCGGACGTGGCGGCGCAGATCACCCGACGCAAGTGGGAGCAGGCTGGTGCTGCAGAGAGACACAGGGCCTACCTGGAGGGCGAGTGCGTGGAGTGGCTCGGCAGATACCTGGAGCTCGGGAAGGAGACGCTGCTGCGCACAG ATCCCCCAAAGGCACATGTGGCCCATCACCCCAGACCTGAAGGTGATGTCACCCTGAGGTGCTGGGCCCTGGGCTTCTACCCTGCTGACATCACCCTGACCTGGCAGTTGAATGGGGAGGAGCTGACCCAGGACATGGAGCTTGTGGAGACCAGGCCTGCAGGGGATGGAAccttccagaagtgggcatctgTGGTGGTGCCTCTTGGGAAGGAGCAGAATTACACATGTCATGTGCACCATGAGGGGCTGTCTGAGCCCCTCACCCAGAGATggg AGCCTCCTCCATCCACCGACTCCACCATGGTGATCATTGCTGTTCTGGTTGTCCTTGGAGCTGTGATCATTGGAGCTGTGGTGGCTTttgtgatgaagaggaggagaaacacaG GTGGACAAGGAGGAGACTATGCTCCAGCTCCAG ACAGGGACAGCTCCCAGAGCTCTGATATGTCTCTCCCAGACTGTAAAT
- the LOC127669409 gene encoding H-2 class I histocompatibility antigen, L-D alpha chain-like isoform X38, giving the protein MGAMAPRTLLLLLAAALVPTQTRAGSHSMRYFHTAVSRPGLGKPRYVEVGYVDDTQFVRFDSDAENPRYEPRTGWMEQEGPEYWEEETQIAKGHEQIFRVNLRTLRGYYNQSKAGSHTIQTMSGCDVDSDGRLLRGYQQYAYDGRDYIALNDDLKTWTAADVAAQITRRKWEQAGAAERHRAYLEGECVEWLGRYLELGKETLLRTDPPKAHVAHHPRPEGDVTLRCWALGFYPADITLTWQLNGEELTQDMELVETRPAGDGTFQKWASVVVPLGKEQNYTCHVHHEGLSEPLTQRWEPPPSTDSTMVIIAVLVVLGAVIIGAVVAFVMKRRRNTGGQGGDYAPAPA; this is encoded by the exons ATGGGGGCGATGGCGCCGCGCacgctgctcctgctgctggcgGCCGCCCTGGTCCCGACCCAGACCCGCGCGG GCTCACACTCGATGCGGTATTTCCACACCGCCGTGTCCCGGCCCGGCCTCGGGAAGCCCCGGTACGTGGAAGTCGGCTACGTGGACGACACGCAGTTCGTGCGCTTCGACAGCGACGCGGAGAATCCGAGATACGAGCCGCGCACGGGGTGGATGGAGCAGGAGGGGCCGGAGTATTGGGAGGAGGAGACACAGATCGCCAAGGGCCATGAGCAGATTTTCCGAGTGAACCTGAGGACCCTGCGCGGCTACTACAACCAGAGCAAGGCCG GCTCTCACACAATCCAGACGATGTCTGGCTGTGACGTGGACTCGGACGGGCGCCTCCTCCGCGGGTACCAGCAGTACGCCTACGACGGCCGCGATTACATCGCCCTGAACGATGACCTGAAAACGTGGACGGCGGCGGACGTGGCGGCGCAGATCACCCGACGCAAGTGGGAGCAGGCTGGTGCTGCAGAGAGACACAGGGCCTACCTGGAGGGCGAGTGCGTGGAGTGGCTCGGCAGATACCTGGAGCTCGGGAAGGAGACGCTGCTGCGCACAG ATCCCCCAAAGGCACATGTGGCCCATCACCCCAGACCTGAAGGTGATGTCACCCTGAGGTGCTGGGCCCTGGGCTTCTACCCTGCTGACATCACCCTGACCTGGCAGTTGAATGGGGAGGAGCTGACCCAGGACATGGAGCTTGTGGAGACCAGGCCTGCAGGGGATGGAAccttccagaagtgggcatctgTGGTGGTGCCTCTTGGGAAGGAGCAGAATTACACATGTCATGTGCACCATGAGGGGCTGTCTGAGCCCCTCACCCAGAGATggg AGCCTCCTCCATCCACCGACTCCACCATGGTGATCATTGCTGTTCTGGTTGTCCTTGGAGCTGTGATCATTGGAGCTGTGGTGGCTTttgtgatgaagaggaggagaaacacaG
- the LOC127669409 gene encoding H-2 class I histocompatibility antigen, L-D alpha chain-like isoform X35, with translation MGAMAPRTLLLLLAAALVPTQTRAGSHSMRYFHTAVSRPGLGKPRYVEVGYVDDTQFVRFDSDAENPRYEPRTGWMEQEGPEYWEEETQIAKGHEQIFRVNLRTLRGYYNQSKAGSHTIQTMSGCDVDSDGRLLRGYQQYAYDGRDYIALNDDLKTWTAADVAAQITRRKWEQAGAAERHRAYLEGECVEWLGRYLELGKETLLRTDPPKAHVAHHPRPEGDVTLRCWALGFYPADITLTWQLNGEELTQDMELVETRPAGDGTFQKWASVVVPLGKEQNYTCHVHHEGLSEPLTQRWEPPPSTDSTMVIIAVLVVLGAVIIGAVVAFVMKRRRNTGGQGGDYAPAPA, from the exons ATGGGGGCGATGGCGCCGCGCacgctgctcctgctgctggcgGCCGCCCTGGTCCCGACCCAGACCCGCGCGG GCTCACACTCGATGCGGTATTTCCACACCGCCGTGTCCCGGCCCGGCCTCGGGAAGCCCCGGTACGTGGAAGTCGGCTACGTGGACGACACGCAGTTCGTGCGCTTCGACAGCGACGCGGAGAATCCGAGATACGAGCCGCGCACGGGGTGGATGGAGCAGGAGGGGCCGGAGTATTGGGAGGAGGAGACACAGATCGCCAAGGGCCATGAGCAGATTTTCCGAGTGAACCTGAGGACCCTGCGCGGCTACTACAACCAGAGCAAGGCCG GCTCTCACACAATCCAGACGATGTCTGGCTGTGACGTGGACTCGGACGGGCGCCTCCTCCGCGGGTACCAGCAGTACGCCTACGACGGCCGCGATTACATCGCCCTGAACGATGACCTGAAAACGTGGACGGCGGCGGACGTGGCGGCGCAGATCACCCGACGCAAGTGGGAGCAGGCTGGTGCTGCAGAGAGACACAGGGCCTACCTGGAGGGCGAGTGCGTGGAGTGGCTCGGCAGATACCTGGAGCTCGGGAAGGAGACGCTGCTGCGCACAG ATCCCCCAAAGGCACATGTGGCCCATCACCCCAGACCTGAAGGTGATGTCACCCTGAGGTGCTGGGCCCTGGGCTTCTACCCTGCTGACATCACCCTGACCTGGCAGTTGAATGGGGAGGAGCTGACCCAGGACATGGAGCTTGTGGAGACCAGGCCTGCAGGGGATGGAAccttccagaagtgggcatctgTGGTGGTGCCTCTTGGGAAGGAGCAGAATTACACATGTCATGTGCACCATGAGGGGCTGTCTGAGCCCCTCACCCAGAGATggg AGCCTCCTCCATCCACCGACTCCACCATGGTGATCATTGCTGTTCTGGTTGTCCTTGGAGCTGTGATCATTGGAGCTGTGGTGGCTTttgtgatgaagaggaggagaaacacaG GTGGACAAGGAGGAGACTATGCTCCAGCTCCAG CATGA
- the LOC127669409 gene encoding H-2 class I histocompatibility antigen, L-D alpha chain-like isoform X27 has translation MGAMAPRTLLLLLAAALVPTQTRAGSHSMRYFHTAVSRPGLGKPRYVEVGYVDDTQFVRFDSDAENPRYEPRTGWMEQEGPEYWEEETQIAKGHEQIFRVNLRTLRGYYNQSKAGSHTIQTMSGCDVDSDGRLLRGYQQYAYDGRDYIALNDDLKTWTAADVAAQITRRKWEQAGAAERHRAYLEGECVEWLGRYLELGKETLLRTDPPKAHVAHHPRPEGDVTLRCWALGFYPADITLTWQLNGEELTQDMELVETRPAGDGTFQKWASVVVPLGKEQNYTCHVHHEGLSEPLTQRWEPPPSTDSTMVIIAVLVVLGAVIIGAVVAFVMKRRRNTGGQGGDYAPAPDRDSSQSSDMSLPDCKS, from the exons ATGGGGGCGATGGCGCCGCGCacgctgctcctgctgctggcgGCCGCCCTGGTCCCGACCCAGACCCGCGCGG GCTCACACTCGATGCGGTATTTCCACACCGCCGTGTCCCGGCCCGGCCTCGGGAAGCCCCGGTACGTGGAAGTCGGCTACGTGGACGACACGCAGTTCGTGCGCTTCGACAGCGACGCGGAGAATCCGAGATACGAGCCGCGCACGGGGTGGATGGAGCAGGAGGGGCCGGAGTATTGGGAGGAGGAGACACAGATCGCCAAGGGCCATGAGCAGATTTTCCGAGTGAACCTGAGGACCCTGCGCGGCTACTACAACCAGAGCAAGGCCG GCTCTCACACAATCCAGACGATGTCTGGCTGTGACGTGGACTCGGACGGGCGCCTCCTCCGCGGGTACCAGCAGTACGCCTACGACGGCCGCGATTACATCGCCCTGAACGATGACCTGAAAACGTGGACGGCGGCGGACGTGGCGGCGCAGATCACCCGACGCAAGTGGGAGCAGGCTGGTGCTGCAGAGAGACACAGGGCCTACCTGGAGGGCGAGTGCGTGGAGTGGCTCGGCAGATACCTGGAGCTCGGGAAGGAGACGCTGCTGCGCACAG ATCCCCCAAAGGCACATGTGGCCCATCACCCCAGACCTGAAGGTGATGTCACCCTGAGGTGCTGGGCCCTGGGCTTCTACCCTGCTGACATCACCCTGACCTGGCAGTTGAATGGGGAGGAGCTGACCCAGGACATGGAGCTTGTGGAGACCAGGCCTGCAGGGGATGGAAccttccagaagtgggcatctgTGGTGGTGCCTCTTGGGAAGGAGCAGAATTACACATGTCATGTGCACCATGAGGGGCTGTCTGAGCCCCTCACCCAGAGATggg AGCCTCCTCCATCCACCGACTCCACCATGGTGATCATTGCTGTTCTGGTTGTCCTTGGAGCTGTGATCATTGGAGCTGTGGTGGCTTttgtgatgaagaggaggagaaacacaG GTGGACAAGGAGGAGACTATGCTCCAGCTCCAG
- the LOC127669409 gene encoding H-2 class I histocompatibility antigen, L-D alpha chain-like isoform X17, with protein sequence MGAMAPRTLLLLLAAALVPTQTRAGSHSMRYFHTAVSRPGLGKPRYVEVGYVDDTQFVRFDSDAENPRYEPRTGWMEQEGPEYWEEETQIAKGHEQIFRVNLRTLRGYYNQSKAGSHTIQTMSGCDVDSDGRLLRGYQQYAYDGRDYIALNDDLKTWTAADVAAQITRRKWEQAGAAERHRAYLEGECVEWLGRYLELGKETLLRTDPPKAHVAHHPRPEGDVTLRCWALGFYPADITLTWQLNGEELTQDMELVETRPAGDGTFQKWASVVVPLGKEQNYTCHVHHEGLSEPLTQRWEPPPSTDSTMVIIAVLVVLGAVIIGAVVAFVMKRRRNTGGQGGDYAPAPDRDSSQSSDMSLPDCKS encoded by the exons ATGGGGGCGATGGCGCCGCGCacgctgctcctgctgctggcgGCCGCCCTGGTCCCGACCCAGACCCGCGCGG GCTCACACTCGATGCGGTATTTCCACACCGCCGTGTCCCGGCCCGGCCTCGGGAAGCCCCGGTACGTGGAAGTCGGCTACGTGGACGACACGCAGTTCGTGCGCTTCGACAGCGACGCGGAGAATCCGAGATACGAGCCGCGCACGGGGTGGATGGAGCAGGAGGGGCCGGAGTATTGGGAGGAGGAGACACAGATCGCCAAGGGCCATGAGCAGATTTTCCGAGTGAACCTGAGGACCCTGCGCGGCTACTACAACCAGAGCAAGGCCG GCTCTCACACAATCCAGACGATGTCTGGCTGTGACGTGGACTCGGACGGGCGCCTCCTCCGCGGGTACCAGCAGTACGCCTACGACGGCCGCGATTACATCGCCCTGAACGATGACCTGAAAACGTGGACGGCGGCGGACGTGGCGGCGCAGATCACCCGACGCAAGTGGGAGCAGGCTGGTGCTGCAGAGAGACACAGGGCCTACCTGGAGGGCGAGTGCGTGGAGTGGCTCGGCAGATACCTGGAGCTCGGGAAGGAGACGCTGCTGCGCACAG ATCCCCCAAAGGCACATGTGGCCCATCACCCCAGACCTGAAGGTGATGTCACCCTGAGGTGCTGGGCCCTGGGCTTCTACCCTGCTGACATCACCCTGACCTGGCAGTTGAATGGGGAGGAGCTGACCCAGGACATGGAGCTTGTGGAGACCAGGCCTGCAGGGGATGGAAccttccagaagtgggcatctgTGGTGGTGCCTCTTGGGAAGGAGCAGAATTACACATGTCATGTGCACCATGAGGGGCTGTCTGAGCCCCTCACCCAGAGATggg AGCCTCCTCCATCCACCGACTCCACCATGGTGATCATTGCTGTTCTGGTTGTCCTTGGAGCTGTGATCATTGGAGCTGTGGTGGCTTttgtgatgaagaggaggagaaacacaG GTGGACAAGGAGGAGACTATGCTCCAGCTCCAG ACAGGGACAGCTCCCAGAGCTCTGATATGTCTCTCCCAGACTGTAAAT CATGA
- the LOC127669409 gene encoding H-2 class I histocompatibility antigen, L-D alpha chain-like isoform X2: MGAMAPRTLLLLLAAALVPTQTRAGSHSMRYFHTAVSRPGLGKPRYVEVGYVDDTQFVRFDSDAENPRYEPRTGWMEQEGPEYWEEETQIAKGHEQIFRVNLRTLRGYYNQSKAGSHTIQTMSGCDVDSDGRLLRGYQQYAYDGRDYIALNDDLKTWTAADVAAQITRRKWEQAGAAERHRAYLEGECVEWLGRYLELGKETLLRTDPPKAHVAHHPRPEGDVTLRCWALGFYPADITLTWQLNGEELTQDMELVETRPAGDGTFQKWASVVVPLGKEQNYTCHVHHEGLSEPLTQRWEPPPSTDSTMVIIAVLVVLGAVIIGAVVAFVMKRRRNTGGQGGDYAPAPDRDSSQSSDMSLPDCKCDTLGSDWGGAMWT, from the exons ATGGGGGCGATGGCGCCGCGCacgctgctcctgctgctggcgGCCGCCCTGGTCCCGACCCAGACCCGCGCGG GCTCACACTCGATGCGGTATTTCCACACCGCCGTGTCCCGGCCCGGCCTCGGGAAGCCCCGGTACGTGGAAGTCGGCTACGTGGACGACACGCAGTTCGTGCGCTTCGACAGCGACGCGGAGAATCCGAGATACGAGCCGCGCACGGGGTGGATGGAGCAGGAGGGGCCGGAGTATTGGGAGGAGGAGACACAGATCGCCAAGGGCCATGAGCAGATTTTCCGAGTGAACCTGAGGACCCTGCGCGGCTACTACAACCAGAGCAAGGCCG GCTCTCACACAATCCAGACGATGTCTGGCTGTGACGTGGACTCGGACGGGCGCCTCCTCCGCGGGTACCAGCAGTACGCCTACGACGGCCGCGATTACATCGCCCTGAACGATGACCTGAAAACGTGGACGGCGGCGGACGTGGCGGCGCAGATCACCCGACGCAAGTGGGAGCAGGCTGGTGCTGCAGAGAGACACAGGGCCTACCTGGAGGGCGAGTGCGTGGAGTGGCTCGGCAGATACCTGGAGCTCGGGAAGGAGACGCTGCTGCGCACAG ATCCCCCAAAGGCACATGTGGCCCATCACCCCAGACCTGAAGGTGATGTCACCCTGAGGTGCTGGGCCCTGGGCTTCTACCCTGCTGACATCACCCTGACCTGGCAGTTGAATGGGGAGGAGCTGACCCAGGACATGGAGCTTGTGGAGACCAGGCCTGCAGGGGATGGAAccttccagaagtgggcatctgTGGTGGTGCCTCTTGGGAAGGAGCAGAATTACACATGTCATGTGCACCATGAGGGGCTGTCTGAGCCCCTCACCCAGAGATggg AGCCTCCTCCATCCACCGACTCCACCATGGTGATCATTGCTGTTCTGGTTGTCCTTGGAGCTGTGATCATTGGAGCTGTGGTGGCTTttgtgatgaagaggaggagaaacacaG GTGGACAAGGAGGAGACTATGCTCCAGCTCCAG
- the LOC127669409 gene encoding H-2 class I histocompatibility antigen, L-D alpha chain-like isoform X18 — protein MGAMAPRTLLLLLAAALVPTQTRAGSHSMRYFHTAVSRPGLGKPRYVEVGYVDDTQFVRFDSDAENPRYEPRTGWMEQEGPEYWEEETQIAKGHEQIFRVNLRTLRGYYNQSKAGSHTIQTMSGCDVDSDGRLLRGYQQYAYDGRDYIALNDDLKTWTAADVAAQITRRKWEQAGAAERHRAYLEGECVEWLGRYLELGKETLLRTDPPKAHVAHHPRPEGDVTLRCWALGFYPADITLTWQLNGEELTQDMELVETRPAGDGTFQKWASVVVPLGKEQNYTCHVHHEGLSEPLTQRWEPPPSTDSTMVIIAVLVVLGAVIIGAVVAFVMKRRRNTGGQGGDYAPAPGSDSSQSSDMSLPDCKA, from the exons ATGGGGGCGATGGCGCCGCGCacgctgctcctgctgctggcgGCCGCCCTGGTCCCGACCCAGACCCGCGCGG GCTCACACTCGATGCGGTATTTCCACACCGCCGTGTCCCGGCCCGGCCTCGGGAAGCCCCGGTACGTGGAAGTCGGCTACGTGGACGACACGCAGTTCGTGCGCTTCGACAGCGACGCGGAGAATCCGAGATACGAGCCGCGCACGGGGTGGATGGAGCAGGAGGGGCCGGAGTATTGGGAGGAGGAGACACAGATCGCCAAGGGCCATGAGCAGATTTTCCGAGTGAACCTGAGGACCCTGCGCGGCTACTACAACCAGAGCAAGGCCG GCTCTCACACAATCCAGACGATGTCTGGCTGTGACGTGGACTCGGACGGGCGCCTCCTCCGCGGGTACCAGCAGTACGCCTACGACGGCCGCGATTACATCGCCCTGAACGATGACCTGAAAACGTGGACGGCGGCGGACGTGGCGGCGCAGATCACCCGACGCAAGTGGGAGCAGGCTGGTGCTGCAGAGAGACACAGGGCCTACCTGGAGGGCGAGTGCGTGGAGTGGCTCGGCAGATACCTGGAGCTCGGGAAGGAGACGCTGCTGCGCACAG ATCCCCCAAAGGCACATGTGGCCCATCACCCCAGACCTGAAGGTGATGTCACCCTGAGGTGCTGGGCCCTGGGCTTCTACCCTGCTGACATCACCCTGACCTGGCAGTTGAATGGGGAGGAGCTGACCCAGGACATGGAGCTTGTGGAGACCAGGCCTGCAGGGGATGGAAccttccagaagtgggcatctgTGGTGGTGCCTCTTGGGAAGGAGCAGAATTACACATGTCATGTGCACCATGAGGGGCTGTCTGAGCCCCTCACCCAGAGATggg AGCCTCCTCCATCCACCGACTCCACCATGGTGATCATTGCTGTTCTGGTTGTCCTTGGAGCTGTGATCATTGGAGCTGTGGTGGCTTttgtgatgaagaggaggagaaacacaG GTGGACAAGGAGGAGACTATGCTCCAGCTCCAG